The Syntrophobotulus glycolicus DSM 8271 DNA window GCAAAAAGTTACACCATAGAGGATATTCAGGAAGAGGTTTTGGTTTTTTCCTGTACGGACATGGAGCAGGTGAATGAGCAAGTCGCCCGTGATGCCCGGGCAAATTTCCGGCCGGTCAATGTCGTGGATGATCCCGGGAAATGTTCTTTTTTTGTTCCGGCGGTTCTGCGCAGGGGGGACCTGACCATTGCCGTTTCCACAGGTGGCAGCAGTCCTTTGGTCGCCCGTCAAATCCGGATAGACCTGGAGAAAATCTATGGACCGGAAATGAAAGAGTATTTAGAGCTTTTACGTTTTTGGCGTCCCAAAATCAAGTCGGCCCTTGTACCGGCAAAGAGAATTGCGTTTTGGGCAAAGGTAACCAATGGGGAAGTATTGACACTGATTAAAAACGGTCGTCTGCCCAGAGCAAAAGAGGTGATCGAGACTTGTTTCCAGTCGTTGTTGGACTAAACCACCGGACAGCTCCTGTTGAAGTGCGGGAGAAATTAAGCTTTCACCACTCGGAGATCAGAGGGGCGCTTCAGGAGCTCTATCAAGACCCTGTTATTGAAGGGGCAGTACTGCTCAGCACCTGCAACCGCTTGGAAGTACATGCGGTTGTTGCGGAGCTGGACAGAGGGATACAATCTGTGAGGGAATTCCTGTGCAGGCACCACAGGGGAAAACCCGGTAATCCCGATCAGAGCACCAATATCGGGCCGTATTTGTTTGTCCATGTTCTATATCCGGCCATCAGGCACTTGTTCAGGGTGACCTCCGGGCTGGACTCCATGATCCTGGGAGAAACAGAAATACTGGGACAAGTAGCTAAAGCCTATGAAATTGCAGTTGCGGCAGGGGTGACCAATAGAACCATTAATGTTTCTTTTCAAAAAGCTTTAGCTGTTGGTAAAAAAATAAGGCTTGAGACAGGTATTGATCAAAATCCGACTTCAATCAGCCATATTGCCGTAGACTTAGCCAAACAACTGAACGGCAGTTTAAAGGATAAGAAGATCGTTGTTTTCGGAGCCGGGGAGATGAGCTCCCTGCTGATGAAGTACTTGGCCTCGGAAGGCGCCTCTCTGGCTATTGTGTCCAACCGTTCATTAACCAGGGCCAGGGAACTGGCCCTGGAATGCCGGGGGATTGCTGTTTCCTATACCGAAATGGAAAACCGGCTGGAAGATGCCGATATTGTTTTTACGGCGACATCGGCGCAAAACTATGTGCTCGGCAGGCTGTACTCAGACAAGATAATTGACAAAACGGGATAAGACGGGATGTGTCGGGAGACACCGAGAAAAGACAGTATTTATGCGGGTTTGTGAGGGATATGGAAGGAAATCCGTGACAGAAATATTGAGAACGGCATCGAGTGAATTGATGTCGTCTTTTTTATGCCTTGAGGGGGCGTGGTGGTCGTGGAGTTGTCGGGCATCGCGTCAATTATCAACTAATCAACGAGGCCGGAAAACCGCATAAAATAAGCATTTTTACAAAGTGTGAGCCACTCAGATAGTCCCGGAAGCCCCAGCAGCAAGGGGGATAAAGGACATCATCGCGGCTCATATTTGCATTATAACATCAAAGGACAATGAAGTCGAGACGGTCGGCGTGCTAACGGAGCGTTAGTGAGTGTTAAATGCAGCGGCGGGGCGTGCGAAGAAGTGCGAAAATACGGCATTTCTCAGGTGTCAGCGCGTTACTTTCCCCGTGCGCGCCCGTGCGGATAACCCTCAAAAAGAGGCAAAAAGGCGGCTCATTCAAAGTGACAAAGCTATGTAATCGCAAAAAAGCTGTCACATTGCCGTAATATCAAGGGTTTTCGGCACTTACATCGGCGCGTCAAAGGCGATTTTCAATGTGACAAAAACAGATAGATAAATCTATCAAAGAAGCACAAAAATTAAACAGCTTCACTTGCGGCTGCCTCTTCCCCTGTTCCTCCACTCATCGAGCCGGATAACGTTCCCTTTTTAACTGCTTTACTGTAAAGCATCTCAATAGTGCTATTAACATACTCCTTGTCGCGGTCGTCCAGCGCGCGAAACATAGCAATAAGGTCGGCCTCCTTTTTGGTTAGTTCCATTAAGCCCGCCCTCTCATTTGTTGTATTAACCCTCCCTTGTTTGTTCTCACCTGTTAGAATCCATTCCATCGAAACACCCAAAGAAGAAGCAATTTTATAAAGCGAGAGCGTGTCAGGCGTGCGCTTTCCTGTGACGTACTGACTGATAGCGTTGTTAGACATTCCAGTTGCTCGGCAAAGGTCGGCCTGTATTTGATTGAGCTCTGCGAGACGGGCCGCTATCCTTTCCCCTACCTTTTCAATTTCTATCATCGTTTATCCTCCCTTCTTACAACAAGTGAGAGATTTATGCTTGACTTCCTCTCAGTTGTTGTATAAAATAAGACTGATAGAGAAATATATCAAGGAAATCATACCACACCTGAGAGGAAGATTAAAGAAAATTGAACAGGAAGGAGGTAAAATTTTGAAACACGGAAAGCGTCCGACACGGGCTCAGAAGATACGCCTTAAAGAGGCCGGACTGAATTATGAGAACTGGCTCGTCGTGAAGGCGACGACCGAAGGGCTCGAAGTGGTACACAAATACTCGGGTAAGACAAGAACAATCCCCGCAACGCTCGGAAAACAGAGCGGCGGCGAAAGGAGGAAACGGAATGAAAACAATCCTTCAGTACCTCAAAGAACAGAAAGATATGGCATGGCATAACCGCCTTTGTTATTCCAAGACCTATGGCATGGATACCCCGAAGGAAGGCTATGAGAAGGAGTTCGCCGAGGCGGTCAGAGACTGCGAGATTGTCGAGGAGCTCATCGCATTGGTGCAAGTAAAAGAGACGCCTTCGGAACAGACGTCTCCTTGCGATTGCCCTTTCGAAAAAGACGGCGCGAAGTTGTTGAAGTTTCTCAAAGAGATTGAGAATTATGTTTTGGGTGACTCTCCCGCTCATGTTTCTCAATCGCCAGAGATGCGATAAGCGAAATTGCGCCGACCATTTGAGGAATTAACTCATTTTCTTCCTTGAAGTATTCAGGGTACATCTTTTTGAAGTCGGCAACCAATTCACGAGCAAAAGCTTTAGCATCCATTATTACCACCCCCTCTCTATGATATGGCCGCAATCTCATTATAGAGCCAAAAGGTGGAAGTAACTACTCGAAACACTTCACAAACTTTGAAACGGAAGTAATTCTAAGAGCGCAGGAAGGAGGATGCTTGATGCAGCGCAACAAGAGACAACTGACCGCCTTCGGCGTGTTGGTTAAGAAAACGCTCATAGAAAAAGGCATGACACAGGTGCAGCTCGCACAAGAGGTCGGAACAAGCAACAAGTACCTCAATCTCATCCTATACGG harbors:
- a CDS encoding precorrin-2 dehydrogenase/sirohydrochlorin ferrochelatase family protein, whose amino-acid sequence is MTSYYPISVDIGNKPVLVVGGGPVACRKVTTLLEYGAQIKVVSPEICEELQALVDQGYCSWAAKSYTIEDIQEEVLVFSCTDMEQVNEQVARDARANFRPVNVVDDPGKCSFFVPAVLRRGDLTIAVSTGGSSPLVARQIRIDLEKIYGPEMKEYLELLRFWRPKIKSALVPAKRIAFWAKVTNGEVLTLIKNGRLPRAKEVIETCFQSLLD
- the hemA gene encoding glutamyl-tRNA reductase, translated to MFPVVVGLNHRTAPVEVREKLSFHHSEIRGALQELYQDPVIEGAVLLSTCNRLEVHAVVAELDRGIQSVREFLCRHHRGKPGNPDQSTNIGPYLFVHVLYPAIRHLFRVTSGLDSMILGETEILGQVAKAYEIAVAAGVTNRTINVSFQKALAVGKKIRLETGIDQNPTSISHIAVDLAKQLNGSLKDKKIVVFGAGEMSSLLMKYLASEGASLAIVSNRSLTRARELALECRGIAVSYTEMENRLEDADIVFTATSAQNYVLGRLYSDKIIDKTG
- a CDS encoding helix-turn-helix domain-containing protein — encoded protein: MIEIEKVGERIAARLAELNQIQADLCRATGMSNNAISQYVTGKRTPDTLSLYKIASSLGVSMEWILTGENKQGRVNTTNERAGLMELTKKEADLIAMFRALDDRDKEYVNSTIEMLYSKAVKKGTLSGSMSGGTGEEAAASEAV
- a CDS encoding DUF6906 family protein; translated protein: MKHGKRPTRAQKIRLKEAGLNYENWLVVKATTEGLEVVHKYSGKTRTIPATLGKQSGGERRKRNENNPSVPQRTERYGMA
- a CDS encoding helix-turn-helix domain-containing protein, yielding MQRNKRQLTAFGVLVKKTLIEKGMTQVQLAQEVGTSNKYLNLILYGDRSGDKYLQGIARVLDLDPESFKKIA